One window of Vitis riparia cultivar Riparia Gloire de Montpellier isolate 1030 chromosome 5, EGFV_Vit.rip_1.0, whole genome shotgun sequence genomic DNA carries:
- the LOC117913913 gene encoding uncharacterized protein LOC117913913 isoform X3, producing the protein MTLFYILKSGRPFCEGCGEFMSGVFFTCVKCFDDHSRSCYSVCLKCCESTDIVHEHQEFLDNFALLEAKRRKSEFPALRATAAQVQTLRKDSNPRGQMKELRQIATIYDCRSTSEDIKEKKEKIRKFFSPMRYGDHEPVALHEFLDFMRRKDNEHLTNNSLDLEFMNTPEFFKKLDRDKKGLNISDLETLYYIIQSGRPFCKGCGEFIEGMFFTCVTCFERCSTCFECGGTCFSLCLHCYNAKKFIHEHDLFLDNYALLEAMRETAKKTNRRKTHVKVNDSKQSASLAMLLKIDTSEGSTSSPGPIVPLNNKLTGAKAAFEALEGALNVAIAAAMVVNAVCVIL; encoded by the exons ATGACTCTGTTCTACATACTTAAGAGTGGGAGACCATTTTGCGAAGGGTGTGGAGAATTTATGAGTGGAGTGTTCTTTACTTGTGTGAAATGCTTCGACGACCACTCTCGTAGCTGCTACTCTGTGTGTCTTAAATGCTGTGAAAGCACTGATATAGTGCATGAGCACCAAGAATTTTTGGATAACTTCGCATTGCTTGAAGCCAAGCGGAGGAAATCCGAATTTCCGGCACTGAGGGCCACAGCCGCACAAGTTCAGACTCTCCGCAAG GATTCTAATCCTCGAGGCCAAATGAAGGAGCTGCGCCAGATTGCTACGATCTATGATTGCAGAAGCACATCAGAAGACATTaaggagaagaaggagaagataCGCAAGTTTTTCAGCCCAATGCGTTATGGAGATCATGAACCCGTGGCCCTCCATGAGTTCCTAGACTTCATGAGGCGGAAAGACAACGAACACTTGACCAATAATAGCCTGGATCTTGAGTTCATGAATACTCCAGAATTCTTCAAGAAACTAGACAGAGATAAAAAGGGACTCAACATCTCCGATTTAGAAACTCTCTACTATATCATCCAAAGTGGAAGGCCATTTTGCAAAGGCTGTGGGGAATTTATCGAGGGAATGTTCTTCACCTGTGTCACCTGCTTCGAGCGCTGTAGCACCTGCTTCGAGTGCGGTGGCACCTGCTTCTCTCTATGCCTTCACTGTTACAATGCCAAAAAATTTATCCACGAGCACGATCTGTTTTTGGATAACTACGCTTTGCTTGAAGCCATGAGGGAAACCGCTAAGAAAACCAACAGACGAAAGACTCATGTGAAG GTGAATGATTCAAAGCAAAGTGCCTCCCTTGCCATGTTGCTAAAG ATAGATACTTCAGAGGGAAGCACTTCTTCACCTGGTCCTATTGTCCCATTGAATAACAAA CTTACTGGTGCAAAGGCTGCATTCGAAGCCTTGGAAGGAGCCTTGAATGTGGCGATCGCAGCTGCAATGGTTGTTAATGCTGTCTGTGTCATTCTGTGA
- the LOC117913913 gene encoding uncharacterized protein LOC117913913 isoform X1, with protein MTLFYILKSGRPFCEGCGEFMSGVFFTCVKCFDDHSRSCYSVCLKCCESTDIVHEHQEFLDNFALLEAKRRKSEFPALRATAAQVQTLRKDSNPRGQMKELRQIATIYDCRSTSEDIKEKKEKIRKFFSPMRYGDHEPVALHEFLDFMRRKDNEHLTNNSLDLEFMNTPEFFKKLDRDKKGLNISDLETLYYIIQSGRPFCKGCGEFIEGMFFTCVTCFERCSTCFECGGTCFSLCLHCYNAKKFIHEHDLFLDNYALLEAMRETAKKTNRRKTHVKVNDSKQSASLAMLLKIDTSEGSTSSPGPIVPLNNKLPNFTTKPNTSSLGPIVPVINKLTGAKAAFEALEGALNVAIAAAMVVNAVCVIL; from the exons ATGACTCTGTTCTACATACTTAAGAGTGGGAGACCATTTTGCGAAGGGTGTGGAGAATTTATGAGTGGAGTGTTCTTTACTTGTGTGAAATGCTTCGACGACCACTCTCGTAGCTGCTACTCTGTGTGTCTTAAATGCTGTGAAAGCACTGATATAGTGCATGAGCACCAAGAATTTTTGGATAACTTCGCATTGCTTGAAGCCAAGCGGAGGAAATCCGAATTTCCGGCACTGAGGGCCACAGCCGCACAAGTTCAGACTCTCCGCAAG GATTCTAATCCTCGAGGCCAAATGAAGGAGCTGCGCCAGATTGCTACGATCTATGATTGCAGAAGCACATCAGAAGACATTaaggagaagaaggagaagataCGCAAGTTTTTCAGCCCAATGCGTTATGGAGATCATGAACCCGTGGCCCTCCATGAGTTCCTAGACTTCATGAGGCGGAAAGACAACGAACACTTGACCAATAATAGCCTGGATCTTGAGTTCATGAATACTCCAGAATTCTTCAAGAAACTAGACAGAGATAAAAAGGGACTCAACATCTCCGATTTAGAAACTCTCTACTATATCATCCAAAGTGGAAGGCCATTTTGCAAAGGCTGTGGGGAATTTATCGAGGGAATGTTCTTCACCTGTGTCACCTGCTTCGAGCGCTGTAGCACCTGCTTCGAGTGCGGTGGCACCTGCTTCTCTCTATGCCTTCACTGTTACAATGCCAAAAAATTTATCCACGAGCACGATCTGTTTTTGGATAACTACGCTTTGCTTGAAGCCATGAGGGAAACCGCTAAGAAAACCAACAGACGAAAGACTCATGTGAAG GTGAATGATTCAAAGCAAAGTGCCTCCCTTGCCATGTTGCTAAAG ATAGATACTTCAGAGGGAAGCACTTCTTCACCTGGTCCTATTGTCCCATTGAATAACAAA CTGCCTAATTTCACTACAAAGCCAAACACTTCTTCTCTTGGTCCAATTGTGCCAGTGATTAATAAG CTTACTGGTGCAAAGGCTGCATTCGAAGCCTTGGAAGGAGCCTTGAATGTGGCGATCGCAGCTGCAATGGTTGTTAATGCTGTCTGTGTCATTCTGTGA
- the LOC117913913 gene encoding uncharacterized protein LOC117913913 isoform X2, which yields MTLFYILKSGRPFCEGCGEFMSGVFFTCVKCFDDHSRSCYSVCLKCCESTDIVHEHQEFLDNFALLEAKRRKSEFPALRATAAQVQTLRKDSNPRGQMKELRQIATIYDCRSTSEDIKEKKEKIRKFFSPMRYGDHEPVALHEFLDFMRRKDNEHLTNNSLDLEFMNTPEFFKKLDRDKKGLNISDLETLYYIIQSGRPFCKGCGEFIEGMFFTCVTCFERCSTCFECGGTCFSLCLHCYNAKKFIHEHDLFLDNYALLEAMRETAKKTNRRKTHVKVNDSKQSASLAMLLKIDTSEGSTSSPGPIVPLNNKLPNFTTKPNTSSLGPIVPVINKPSTTKAITSSDHSLVKVIKKDTFLTNLFVILS from the exons ATGACTCTGTTCTACATACTTAAGAGTGGGAGACCATTTTGCGAAGGGTGTGGAGAATTTATGAGTGGAGTGTTCTTTACTTGTGTGAAATGCTTCGACGACCACTCTCGTAGCTGCTACTCTGTGTGTCTTAAATGCTGTGAAAGCACTGATATAGTGCATGAGCACCAAGAATTTTTGGATAACTTCGCATTGCTTGAAGCCAAGCGGAGGAAATCCGAATTTCCGGCACTGAGGGCCACAGCCGCACAAGTTCAGACTCTCCGCAAG GATTCTAATCCTCGAGGCCAAATGAAGGAGCTGCGCCAGATTGCTACGATCTATGATTGCAGAAGCACATCAGAAGACATTaaggagaagaaggagaagataCGCAAGTTTTTCAGCCCAATGCGTTATGGAGATCATGAACCCGTGGCCCTCCATGAGTTCCTAGACTTCATGAGGCGGAAAGACAACGAACACTTGACCAATAATAGCCTGGATCTTGAGTTCATGAATACTCCAGAATTCTTCAAGAAACTAGACAGAGATAAAAAGGGACTCAACATCTCCGATTTAGAAACTCTCTACTATATCATCCAAAGTGGAAGGCCATTTTGCAAAGGCTGTGGGGAATTTATCGAGGGAATGTTCTTCACCTGTGTCACCTGCTTCGAGCGCTGTAGCACCTGCTTCGAGTGCGGTGGCACCTGCTTCTCTCTATGCCTTCACTGTTACAATGCCAAAAAATTTATCCACGAGCACGATCTGTTTTTGGATAACTACGCTTTGCTTGAAGCCATGAGGGAAACCGCTAAGAAAACCAACAGACGAAAGACTCATGTGAAG GTGAATGATTCAAAGCAAAGTGCCTCCCTTGCCATGTTGCTAAAG ATAGATACTTCAGAGGGAAGCACTTCTTCACCTGGTCCTATTGTCCCATTGAATAACAAA CTGCCTAATTTCACTACAAAGCCAAACACTTCTTCTCTTGGTCCAATTGTGCCAGTGATTAATAAG CCAAGCACTACAAAAGCAATCACTTCTTCAGATCATTCTCTAGTAAAAGTGATTAAGAAGGATACATTCTTAACCAATTTATTTGTCATACTTTCTTAA
- the LOC117913913 gene encoding uncharacterized protein LOC117913913 isoform X4, translating into MTLFYILKSGRPFCEGCGEFMSGVFFTCVKCFDDHSRSCYSVCLKCCESTDIVHEHQEFLDNFALLEAKRRKSEFPALRATAAQVQTLRKDSNPRGQMKELRQIATIYDCRSTSEDIKEKKEKIRKFFSPMRYGDHEPVALHEFLDFMRRKDNEHLTNNSLDLEFMNTPEFFKKLDRDKKGLNISDLETLYYIIQSGRPFCKGCGEFIEGMFFTCVTCFERCSTCFECGGTCFSLCLHCYNAKKFIHEHDLFLDNYALLEAMRETAKKTNRRKTHVKLTGAKAAFEALEGALNVAIAAAMVVNAVCVIL; encoded by the exons ATGACTCTGTTCTACATACTTAAGAGTGGGAGACCATTTTGCGAAGGGTGTGGAGAATTTATGAGTGGAGTGTTCTTTACTTGTGTGAAATGCTTCGACGACCACTCTCGTAGCTGCTACTCTGTGTGTCTTAAATGCTGTGAAAGCACTGATATAGTGCATGAGCACCAAGAATTTTTGGATAACTTCGCATTGCTTGAAGCCAAGCGGAGGAAATCCGAATTTCCGGCACTGAGGGCCACAGCCGCACAAGTTCAGACTCTCCGCAAG GATTCTAATCCTCGAGGCCAAATGAAGGAGCTGCGCCAGATTGCTACGATCTATGATTGCAGAAGCACATCAGAAGACATTaaggagaagaaggagaagataCGCAAGTTTTTCAGCCCAATGCGTTATGGAGATCATGAACCCGTGGCCCTCCATGAGTTCCTAGACTTCATGAGGCGGAAAGACAACGAACACTTGACCAATAATAGCCTGGATCTTGAGTTCATGAATACTCCAGAATTCTTCAAGAAACTAGACAGAGATAAAAAGGGACTCAACATCTCCGATTTAGAAACTCTCTACTATATCATCCAAAGTGGAAGGCCATTTTGCAAAGGCTGTGGGGAATTTATCGAGGGAATGTTCTTCACCTGTGTCACCTGCTTCGAGCGCTGTAGCACCTGCTTCGAGTGCGGTGGCACCTGCTTCTCTCTATGCCTTCACTGTTACAATGCCAAAAAATTTATCCACGAGCACGATCTGTTTTTGGATAACTACGCTTTGCTTGAAGCCATGAGGGAAACCGCTAAGAAAACCAACAGACGAAAGACTCATGTGAAG CTTACTGGTGCAAAGGCTGCATTCGAAGCCTTGGAAGGAGCCTTGAATGTGGCGATCGCAGCTGCAATGGTTGTTAATGCTGTCTGTGTCATTCTGTGA